In the Candidatus Saccharibacteria bacterium oral taxon 488 genome, one interval contains:
- a CDS encoding LemA family protein, whose amino-acid sequence MDAVIITLIIVGVVIVLIVAFLIGTYNGLVTLRNRVEEAWSDITVQLKRRTDLIPNLVNSVKGYATHEKEVFEKVTEARSAIMGAKGVADTAQAENMLEGALKSLFAVAEAYPELKANENFLQLQQELVDTEDKIQASRRFYNGGVRDLNTRIQRFPANMVAGMFGFQAKEFFEVADRASVENPVEVKF is encoded by the coding sequence ATGGATGCAGTAATAATAACCTTAATTATCGTTGGTGTCGTTATCGTTCTGATCGTGGCGTTTTTGATCGGTACGTACAACGGACTGGTAACACTGCGTAACCGCGTCGAGGAAGCATGGAGTGATATCACTGTCCAGCTCAAACGCCGGACTGACTTGATTCCAAACCTGGTTAACTCAGTCAAGGGCTACGCCACGCACGAGAAAGAAGTATTTGAAAAGGTTACTGAAGCGCGATCGGCCATTATGGGTGCCAAAGGCGTGGCCGATACGGCTCAGGCAGAGAATATGTTAGAGGGTGCCCTAAAGAGCCTGTTCGCTGTCGCTGAGGCGTATCCGGAATTGAAGGCTAATGAGAACTTCTTGCAGCTACAGCAAGAGCTGGTTGATACTGAGGATAAGATCCAGGCATCGCGTCGCTTTTACAATGGCGGCGTTCGCGATCTGAACACAAGGATTCAAAGGTTCCCAGCTAACATGGTTGCCGGTATGTTCGGCTTCCAGGCCAAGGAGTTCTTTGAGGTTGCTGATCGAGCAAGTGTTGAGAATCCAGTCGAGGTGAAATTCTAA
- a CDS encoding AbrB/MazE/SpoVT family DNA-binding domain-containing protein, with protein MTKPKSRHAWTVKVGERGQIVIPKEARDIFNIKPGDTLIMLGDKQQGIAIPTKNKVIDTITAVLNDTEMKS; from the coding sequence ATGACAAAACCAAAGAGTAGACATGCTTGGACAGTCAAGGTTGGCGAACGCGGGCAAATTGTGATACCCAAAGAGGCACGAGATATTTTTAATATCAAGCCTGGCGATACACTTATCATGCTCGGCGACAAGCAGCAAGGAATTGCTATTCCGACTAAGAATAAAGTCATTGATACAATCACCGCCGTACTCAATGATACGGAGATGAAATCATGA
- a CDS encoding ATP-binding cassette domain-containing protein, with protein MNAITATNLTKRYGDFVAVDSLNLSIEKGELFSLLGVNGAGKTTLIKMLSCLSQPTQGDAILLGNSITEKSQAVKQMINVSPQETAVAGNLSVRENLELIAGLYGQSAHNASESASRMASQFKLETVEHKKAKHLSGGMQRRLSIAMALISNPKILFIDEPTLGLDIFSRRELWEAIQLLKGTVTTLLTTHYLEEIEALSDRVGVMARGKLVAIGTVAELQKQTNTRTLEDAFVALVGGIR; from the coding sequence ATGAATGCAATCACTGCGACCAACTTAACAAAACGCTACGGTGACTTTGTCGCAGTCGACAGCCTTAATCTATCAATTGAAAAGGGTGAGTTATTTTCACTACTCGGTGTCAATGGTGCGGGTAAGACGACACTGATTAAAATGTTATCTTGCTTAAGCCAGCCAACACAAGGTGATGCTATTTTACTCGGCAATAGTATTACCGAAAAATCTCAGGCAGTCAAACAGATGATCAACGTTTCACCGCAAGAAACTGCTGTAGCTGGTAATTTATCAGTCCGCGAGAATCTCGAACTGATCGCTGGACTCTACGGACAATCTGCTCATAACGCCAGTGAGAGCGCCTCGCGTATGGCAAGCCAATTCAAGCTCGAAACTGTCGAACATAAAAAAGCTAAGCATTTGTCTGGCGGCATGCAGCGACGCCTGTCGATCGCCATGGCACTCATCTCAAATCCAAAAATATTATTCATTGACGAACCAACGCTAGGTCTTGATATTTTTTCGCGCCGTGAGTTATGGGAGGCGATCCAGTTGCTCAAAGGTACAGTGACGACGCTGCTCACAACTCACTATCTCGAGGAAATTGAAGCATTGTCTGATCGTGTCGGCGTTATGGCGCGCGGCAAGCTCGTGGCAATCGGTACAGTAGCAGAACTGCAAAAACAAACCAATACGCGCACTCTCGAGGATGCGTTTGTAGCACTTGTAGGAGGTATTCGATGA